CGCTTCGAGCACTGGAAGGGGGAACTGCAGCTGCTGCCCCTTCCCCTGAAACGCGCACTGCCCAGTGCCTACCAAGGCATCAGCCCAGCCCTGGCGCGGCAACTGGTGGCTGGGCTCGGTGATGACCTGCTCAGCCAACCCGTCCAGGAGCTGAGCGACACGAGCTGGCAGCATCTCTGGGAGCGCTGGCAGCAGTGGCTTGAGGCGCTGGAGGAGGAACGCTTTGGCTTCCGCCTGGAGGAGGGCGGGGGGTACTGCTGCTGGGCAACCGGCGGCTCAGCCACCAGCCTGAATGCCGAACTGGCGGCCTATCACCAGAACCGCCTGCAGGCCCGAACCTTCAGCCAGCGTCAGCAGAGCCTCAAGCAGCGCCTCGAGCGGGCCCTCGAGCGTGAGCGCCAGCAACAGCAGCACCAACGGTCGCTCCTCGATCAAGTCGAAAGCAGCGATGGCCTCCAGGAGCAGGCCGACACCCTGCTCTGCCAAGCCAACCCCAGCCGAGAGACGATCAACGAGGCCCAAAAGCTCTACAAAAAAGCCAGGCGCCTGCGGCGCTCCGTCGCCTCCATCACCCCCAGGCTGGCGCAGCACCAACAGCAGATTGATCAGCTGGAGGACAGCCTGACCTTTCTGGAGTTGATCCAGCTGGAATGCGACCGGGACCCGCGAAGCGGGCTTCAGCAGCTCAAAGCGCTCGAGGAGGACAGCGAGCGGCTCTGGCAACGCCAACCGACGAACCGCAAGGAACGCCGGCGGCCGCAGGGGGATCCATCCCCCTTGACCCTGACCAGCTCGCGGGGACTGACGATCCAGATCGGCCGAAACCACCGCCAGAACGAATGGATCAGCCTGCAGCAGGCGCGCAAGGGGGATCTCTGGTTTCACGCCCAGGAGTGCCCCGGAAGCCACGTGGTACTGAAAAGTTCAGCCGCTCCTGCGGAGGAGAGTGACCTGCAGGCGGCGGCCAGCCTCGCGGCCCACTTCAGCCGTGCCCGCGGCAACAGACAAGTCGCCGTCGTGATGACCCCCTGCGAGCAGCTGCAACGCATTCCTGGAGCCGGTCCAGGGACCGTGCGGCACCGGGGCGGCGAGGTCCTCTGGGCGAACCCCGAGGGCGCCGAAGCGCTCCTGCGCGGCAAACCCCTTAGCCTCTAAGGCAATGAGCGATCAACCCCAGTCCCAAGGCGATCGCTCGGGTTCGGACGGCGCACCGAGCAGCGCTGGATTAGCGCCGCCGCCGCCCATCCAAGTTCCTGCGGCAGCGCCCGAGACGGCAGCCGTCGAAGCCAACGAGGAGTTTCCCTCCGAGGTGGAAATGACCCTGGTAGGCCACCTCGAGGAGCTGCGCAGCCGCGTTCTGCGCAGCCTGCTGGCGGTGGTGGTCGGCGCCGCCGCCTGCCTGCTGTTCGTACGGCCGTTGGTGCGCCTGCTAGAGGTGCCGGCCAAGGGCATTCATTTTCTGCAGCTCGCTCCGGGGGAATTCCTGCTGGTGTCCCTCAAGGTGGCGGGGTACGCCGGACTCACCCTGGCCCTTCCCTATGTCCTCTATGAGGGCCTGGCCTTTGTGCTCCCTGGCCTGACCCGCAGGGAACAAAAGCTGGTGGCACCGGCCGTCGCCGGCTCAGCGCTGCTGTTTCTGGCCGGCCTGGCCTTTGCCTGGTGGGCCTTGGTGCCCGCCGCCTTGAACTTCCTCGTGAGCTACGGCGCCGATGTGGTGGAGCCGCTCTGGTCCATCGAGCGCTATTTGGACTTTGTCCTCTTGCTGATGGTGGCAACGGCGTTGGCCTTCCAGCTCCCCGTCCTGCAAATGCTGCTGGCGGCCCTGGGGCTGGTGCGCTCCGAGGCCATGCTCGGGGCCTGGCGATTTGTGGTGATGGCCTCGGCCCTGGCTGGGGCGGTGCTGACCCCTTCGACCGACCCCATCACGATGCTGCTGCTCAGCGGGGCCATCACGGCCCTCTACCTCGTGGGGGTGGGTCTGGCTCGGGTGGTCCAACGCCCCGCCTGATCTAGAGCAGAAATTCGCTCGCGCGACCCTCCGGCAGCTCCAGGGGCAGGGTCATGGCCTTCCCCAGACGGGGTTTATCCGTCGTGGTGGTCAGCCATTCACGCACCTGTCCGGCCACCCCTAAGCCGTTCAAGGTGGCGACGAGCTCGTCCAATTTGGCGGCGTACTGCTCGGCATCCAGGGGAAAGGATTGCTGCTCCAGGTAGGCCCACATCACCTGGAGATAGAGGCGTCCTCGACGGGACGTCAGCTGCAGGTCGTAGGAGGCCTGCCAGCGAGCCCGCAGGGTTTCAAGGATCTCCGCGCTCGCCAGGGGAGCGGCAGGTGACTCAGTCACGGGAAGGCAATCCAACGAACCGCGCAACAGCATGTTGCAGGCTTCGTCCACCTGCCTGCGATTCGGGCCCGTTGCGGGAACGACAAGGTCCATAATGGCCCCCACGTCGTTGTGGCAGCCGGCCGCCCCGTATGACCCAAATTCCAGCGAGCGCCTCGAACAGTGATGTCCCTGGAATGGGTCGCCGGCAGTTCATGAATCTGCTGACCTTCGGTTCTGTGACCGGAGTTGCACTGGGCGCCCTTTATCCGGTTGCCAACTACTTCATCCCCCCCAAGGCCGCTGGCTCCGGCGGTGGTACTGCTGCCAAGGATGAGCTGGGCAACGCAGTGACCGCCAGCGGTTGGCTGAGCACCCACCGTGAGGGTGATCGCAACCTGGTCCAAGGCCTGAAGGGCGATCCCACCTACCTGGTGGTCGAAGGCAGCGATGCCATCGGCAGCTACGGCATCAATGCCATCTGCACGCACCTCGGTTGCGTCGTGCCCTGGAACGCTGCTGCGGACAAGTTTATGTGCCCTTGCCACGGCTCGCAGTACGACGCCACCGGCAAGGTTGTCCGCGGCCCTGCACCCCTCTCCCTGGCCCTGGCTCACGTCTCCGTCGAGAACGACAACGTGTTCCTGAGCCAGTGGACCGAAACTGATTTCCGCACCGGCGAGAAGCCCTGGTGGGTTTGATCTCCTCCCCAACCGTTCCCCTCTCGCCCCAACGCCCCATGCGTCGCTCCCTCTCCCTGCTGCTGAGTTCGGTTCTGGTTCTCGGCGCCCTCTTCTTTGCTCCTCAAGCCAGCTGGGCCTATCCCTTCTGGGCTCAACAGCAATACGACTATCCGCGGGAAGCCACCGGCAAACTGGCCTGCGCCAACTGCCACCTGGCGAAAAAGCCCACCCAAGTGGAACTGCCTCAAGCGGTTTTCCCCGATGAGGTGTTCAAGGTTGAAGTCGAAATTCCCTACGACACAAGCGTTCAGCAGGTCGCTGGCGACGGCTCTGCCACCGGCCTGAACGTCGGTGCCGTTGTGATGCTTCCCGACGGTTTCAAACTCGCTCCTGCTGATCGTCTGACTGACGAACTCAAGGAAGAAACCGAGGGTGTCTACGTCACCACCTGGGACGAAGAGAACCCCAACATCCTTCTCGTCGGCCCTCTTCCCGGCGACGATCACCAGAAGATCGTCTTCCCGATCCTCTCGCCCGATCCCGCAGCCGACAGCAACATCCATTTCGGCAAGTTCCAGCTCCACGTGGGCGGCAACCGCGGCCGCGGCCAGGTCTATCCCACTGGTGAGAAGAGCAACAACGGCGTGTTCAACGCCTCCGCCGCTGGCACCGTTGAAGCCATCAACGCTGGCGATGCGGGCGCTTCCGTTGTGGTCATCAAGACCGCCGACGGCAACAGCGTCAGTGACACCATCCCCGCTGGCCCCACCGTCACCGCCAAGGTGGGTGATGTCGTGGCCGCCGGTGCTGCCCTGACCAACGACCCCAACGTGGGTGGTTTCGGTCAACTGGACGCTGAAGTTGTTCTCCAAAACCCTGTCCGCATCTACGGCCTGCTGGCCTTCTTCGCCGCAGTGGCTCTGGCCCAGATCATGCTTGTTCTGAAGAAGAAGCAGATTGAAAAGGTGCAGGCCGCCGAAGGCGTTTGATGTCCCTCGCTGTATTCACCTCTCCGGGCCCCCTGCTGTTTCAGCTGGGGCCTTTTTCTTTGCGTTGGTATGGACTGCTAATCGCCATTGCGGTGCTCTGCGGTCTCGCCCTGGCCACCCGGCTTGGCAAAGAACGGGGGATCGATTCAACGCTCATTGCCGATCTCCTGCCGCTGCTGGTGCTGGCGGCCGTGGTCGGTGCGCGGATCTACTACGTCAGCTTTGAGTGGCGTCAGTACCGCTTCAATTGGCTGGATGCCCTGGCGATTTGGCGTGGTGGCATCGCCATCCACGGAGCCCTGATCGGAGGAACCTTGGCTGTGATCCTTTACAGCCGTTGGCGCAAGATCGCCTTCTGGAATCTCCTGGATGTCCTCTTGCCCTCCGTCGCCCTGGGACAGGCGATCGGCCGCTGGGGGAACTTCTTTAATTCCGAGGCGTTTGGCCTTCCGACCGACCTGCCCTGGAAATTGACCATCCCGTTTTCGAACAGGCCGGTTGAATTCCTCGATCAATCCACCTTCCACCCCACGTTCCTCTACGAGTCGATCTGGAACCTGGGGGTGCTGCTGCTGTTGCTCTGGCTGTTTCGCAGGGGGATCGAGGGGCAAATCAAGCTTCCTGCAGGGGCCCTGAGCTGCGTTTACCTAATGAGCTACAGCTGCGGACGGCTCTGGATTGAAGGGCTGCGGATCGATCCGCTCTGCCTGATGGGGACACCGCCCTACTGCGCCGGAGGCCTGCGGATGGCGCAGGTCATCAGCCTGGCCCTGATCGCCCTCGGCGGTTTGGGGCTGTACTGGCTCTACGGCCGCAAGCGTGCCCTTCCCGATCCCAGCGGAGTGACCCCATGAGCGCCGCGACGGGCAAAGTTTGGATCGTGGGTGCCGGCCCTGGTGCCCCTGATTTGTTGACCCTGCGGGCAGCACGAGCGATTGAGCAGGCCGAGGTCTTGATCTGGACCGATTCCCTGGTCAACCCGCAGCTGGCCGCCATGGCGCCGGAGAGCTGCGAACGCATTCGCACCAGCACCCTGACCTTGGAAGAGGTGATGGGATTGATGCTGGATCGGGTCAAGGAAGGCAAACGGGTGGTCCGCCTGCACGACGGCGACACCTGCCTCTACAGCGCCCTCAACGAGCAGCTGTGCCGCCTGCTGGATGCCGAGGTGGACGTGGAAGTCGTCCCCGGGCTGAGCGCTTATCAGGCCACCGCCGCCCGCCTGAAGAGTGAACTCACGATTCCGGGCCTGGTGCAAACGATCGTGATTGGCCGCGCCGGTGGCCGCACGGGCGTTCCCGAAAGCGAAGCGCTCGAACGCCTGGCCTCCCTGAAGGCCTCCCTCTGCCTCTACCTGAGTGCCAGGCACGTGGAGGAGGTGCAGCGGGAGCTGCTGTTGCACTACCCACCCGAGACCCCTGTAGCGATTGGCTATCGAGTCAGCTGGCCGGATGAATGGATCAACGTTGTCCCCCTCAAGGACATCGACCGGGTGAGCCGCGAACGGGAGCTGATTCGCACGACGCTCTATGTGGTGAGTCCAGCGCTGGCGGCCCCGGGCGAGGCCCGCTCCAAGCTCTATTCAGCGAGCCACAACCACCTGTTCCGCGGCGGAGCCGAGTAGGCCTGGCGGGCCGACCATGATCTAAGCTCAGCTGGCGCGAACGATGAGCGCACGCGGGCGATTAGCACAGCGGTAGCGCACTTCCTTCACACGGAAGGGGTCACTGGTTCGAATCCAGTATCGCCCACTTGATTGAGTCCCTCAGCCGGCTGCAGTGTTCTGCGGTCGGCTTTTTTGTCGCCAGTACACCTCGATCAGCTGACGCTCAAGCTCAGCCCAACCGCTTCCTCCACGTAGTGCTGGCAGGACTGCAGGCTCCAACGCTCCAAGTTGAGGTCCACCTCAGCGGTGAGGGGCATCAGTTGAATCGCAATGCCGTTCTCGCCATGGGCCTTGAGCACACAATCGGCAATCACCTTCTGGGGACGACGGTCCATCGCCACGGCCAAGCGCAGCAGCAACGCCATCGATGAGACGGTGCGGCGCTGATCCCGTCCTTCGATCAGCTGCCAGGACTCGTGACGCTTTTTCGGAAGGGAACGGCGGTGGTAACGGGCAATCGCCGCCACCATCAAATGCTCGCTGTCGGAGTAGCCCAGCAGATCGCCGTGGCGGACGAGATACCAGGTGTGTTTGTGATACGCACCGACATTGATGTGCTGGCCGCAGCTGTGCAGCATCGCCGCGGCCCAGAGCAACTGACGACCCTGACCATCGTCCTGGTGCAGGAGGCCCTGGCTTTGGTCGTAGAGACGCAGCGCCAGAGCCGCCACCCGTTCAGCCCGGGGGACGTCCACCCCATAGCGCTGGGCTTGGTGCAGAACCGTGCGCTGACGAATGCTGCTTTGAAAGGCGAAGCGATCAACGATCAAATCGTTGCGCAGCATCCAATCGACAATCAGCCCCTCACGCAGCGCCCGTTCACTGATCACCAACTCCTCGGCGCCGATCATCCCCATCGCCGTCTGCAGGATCAGCGCACCGGGCACGATGATCTCGGCGCGGCGTTCATTCAAGGCAGGGTGGGCCTTGCGCTCCGCAGGCGTCATCGCCAAGAGGCGATCGACAATCTCATCCAGTTTGTGCCGCGAGACCCGGTAGCCCTGCATCCGCAGGGGCGGACGGGCCTCGTCCGCGGCAGCCATCGCGGCAATGGCCATCGCCGTTCCACTGGTGGCCACCAAAACCGGCTGCTTGCCCAGGCGCTTGAGTCCTTGCCGCAGTTTCAGCACAGCGGGCTCGAGCGCCCCCTGGATGAAGGCCCGCAGGAAGGTGACGCGCTTGGCCGGGATCGGATCGTCCTGGACGAAGTCCCGCTGCAGGCGGACCGCACCAATGCGGGTGCTGGTCAAGGCGTGGGAGTCGGAGCCGTCCGCCAGCACCAACTCGGTGGAGCCCCCGCCGATGTCGATGATCACGTGGGGCTGGTCCCCAAAGGACATCCCGGAGAGGACGCCCAGGTAGATCAATCGCGCTTCTTCCGGGCCGCTGACGAGATCGACCGCCAAGCCCAGTTGTTCCTGAATCGATTGCAGAAACTCCCGGCCATTGGGGGCTTCACGAACCGCGCTGGTGGCGGCCGTGACGACATCACCAGGGGCCACACCATGGCTGGCCGCCAACTCACGGCAATGGCGCAGGGTCGTGAAAGCTCGCTCAATCGCTTCCGGGGAGAGATCTCCGCTGACCGGATCGCGCTCCCCCAATCGGGTGGTTGATTTTTCAGTGAGCACCACCGAGAAGCTGCGCAGCTCGGGATCGACGCTGGCGATCAGCAGGTGGATCGAGTTGGTGCCGATGTCGATGCCGGCGACCTGACGTGGGGCACCTCTGCGGAGCTCACTCACAGACCAATCTCTGGCGCTGAGCCACTTTCGCACTGGCCTTTAGGGTGCGGGCAACTTTTCCACTGCTGACCGTGGCTGCCGACAGCAAGGGCCTGGGATTGCTGCTCCGGGCTTGGCTGGGTCTGCTGCGCTGGGACAAACCCAGCGGTCGCTTGATCCTTCTGATTCCTGCGGGATGGAGCCTCTGGCTCCAGGGCGAGACCCCCCCCAGCCTTCCGCTGGTGGCAGCGATTGTGATCGGAGGCCTCGCCGTCAGCGGAGCCGGTTGTGTCGCCAATGACCTCTGGGATCGACGCATTGATCCCCAGGTGGAGCGGACCCGTCAACGCCCCCTCGCCAGTGGTCAGATCGGTGTCCCGGGAGCCGTCGTCCTGCTGCTGATCTGCCTGGTCGCCGCCCTGGCTGTCGTGCTGTGGGGTCTACCTGAAGCCCACTTGACCCTCTGCCTCCAGCTGGCGATCGCTGCCCTGCCTCCGGTGCTGCTTTACCCATCGGCGAAGCGCTGGTTTGCCTACCCCCAGGCAGTCCTGGCCCTGTGTTGGGGCTTTGCGGTCTTGATCCCCTGGGCCGCCGCCCGCGGCAGCCTGGACGGTGGCTGGCCCCTGCTCTGCCTTTGGCTCGCAACGGTGCTCTGGACCTTCGGTTTTGACACGGTTTACGCCATGTCCGACCGCGACGACGACCGCGAGGTCGGGGTGCGCAGCAGCGCCCTCAGCCTGGGGGACCGTGCCCCCTTAGCGGTGGCCCTTTGCTACGGCAGCGCGGGCGGCCTGTTGGCGATCGCCTCCGCTCTGCAGGGCGTTGCCCCCTGGTTCTGGCTGCTCTGGCTGGTGGTGGTCGCTGGACAACTCAAGGAAGCCCTGGCCCTGCAACGGCCGCAGCTGCCGCGCTCGGCCTACGGCCAACACTTCAAACATCAGGTGCTGCTTGGGGCGCTTCTGCTGCTCGGCTTGGTGGCTGGACGGATCTGGGCATGAGTGAGCGCCCCTGGCCCAGACCACTGCAAGCCGGCGATCGCGTCCAACTCGCCGCGGCCAGTTCCGCCCTCCAAGGCGAGGCCATCAGCCGCCTGGAAGCAGGAATCCGTGTGCTCCAGCGCTGGGGCCTGGAGGTCGAGAACCATCCCAACCTTGAGCGTCATTGGGGGTACTACGCCGGCACCGACGCCGAACGCCGGGCCGACCTGCTGCCCAAGACTCCGCTGGTGGCCTGCGTCCGCGGTGGCTGGGGCTCGGCCCGGCTGCTGGAGCAGCCCCTGATGGATGCGTTCCTGGGGGCACCCGCCCACTGGCTGCTGGGTTTCTCCGATGTCACCTCCCTGCTCTGGGCCCGGCAGGCGGCAGGCCTACCCGGGGGCATCCACGGACCGATTCTCACCAGCCTGGCGGCAGAGCCCGCATGGAGCCAAGAGCGCCTGCGGGCTCTGCTGTTTGGGGAGCCACTCCCCTCTCTTGTGGGAACGCCCTGGCAGATGGGTCAAGCGGAAGGGCCCTGCCTGGTGGGCAATCTCACCGTCGCCACCCATCTGCTGGGCACCCCCCATCTACCAGACCTGCGCGGCGTGATCCTGCTGCTCGAAGACGTCGGTGAGGCGCCCTACCGGATCGATCGCATGCTCTCCCACTGGCGACTCAGTGGCGCCCTGCAGCAGGTGGCCGGGATTGGCTTTGGCAGCTTCAGCGACTGCGAATCCGATGAGGAGGACGCCCGTGATCCCGAGCGCTCCTTTGCCCTTGAGGCGGTCCTCCAGGAGCGCTGCGGCGACTTGGGGATCCCCTTGGTTGCGGGCTTGCCCTTTGGACACCAGTGCGGCAACGCGGCACTCCCCATCGGTCGGCGGGGCCGCCTGGACGGGGAGCGCGGTGAGCTGACCCTGCTTTAGCGGGCGGAGAGAACCGCCTCAGCGATCGTCAGATCAAAGGGCGTGGTGATCTTGATGTTCGAGGGGGAAGACTCCATCACCCGCACAGGCCAACCCAGGCGCTCAAACAGGGAAGCGTCATCGGTGACGCTCCAACCCTCCTGACGGGCTTGGGCATGGGCCTGACGCAACTGCTCGACCGGGAAACCCTGGGGGGTTTGGGCGCCCCAGAGGACAGAGCGATCCGGGGTGTCCTGAATCACGCCCTCGGCGTCGACCCGCTTGATCGTGTCCGTGACCGGTGCCGCCGCGATCACGGCCGCCCCGGCATCCACCGCGGCGGAACACCGATCCATCAGGGCCGGATCCACCAAGCAGCGCGCCCCGTCGTGGATCAAGACCGAGCGCGCCTCCGGCGGAAGGGCCGCCAGGCCGTTGCAGACCGAGTCTTGACGGGTGTCCCCCCCTTGGATCCACTGCACGGGCCGGTCGGGATTAGCCGCCTTCACAAGGGCCTCGATGTCAGGACGGTCCAGCTCTTGCCCCACCACCCCAATCCAGCGAATGCTGCTCGACGCCAGGGCCGCGTCCAAGGTCCAAGCCAGCACGGGACGTCCACTGACCTCGAGCAAGAGCTTGTTGCGCTCCGCACCCATCCGCCGACCGCTACCAGCACAGGCAATCAGCAGATGCATGACGCGCTCCTGAGGACTAAGTAATCCGACCTACATACAATCAGCCAGCGATCCGCTTCACACCCGCGCGACCATGCGAGTCCTCTTTTTGGTGCCGGGTGGGGTCAGTGATCAGCTGCAGGCCATTCCGGCGGCAGCCCAGGTCGCGCAAGAGCTGAAGGCCCAAATCCAGGTGGCCTGCTCCCCGGCCGCCGCCGCCGCTTGGTCCCTGCTCCCGGCCGTGGAGAAGGTGATTCCCTTCGCCTTTGACGACGGGCCGAGCCTGGCGGATTGGGCCAACCTGCTGGGGAACGTGCGCGAGCCCGACTTCCAAGCCTGCGTCAACCTCGCCAGCGGACGGCAGGTCGACCTGATGCTCTCGATGAGCCACATCCCCACTCGTGTGGCCGCCTCGGGCTTCTCCGCCACCGCGACCGTGACTCCGGGGACGGGGTGGGGAGCCCAAGCGCTCGCCCCCTACCTGCGTCAGCTGGGGATCAACCTGGACGCAAGCCAATTCCGCCTGTCCTTGCCCAAAGGTGCCCTGGAGCAAGCGGCCGCCGCGATGCCCAGCGGCCAAGGCCCCGCACTCCTGCTCGCCCCCTCCGGAGACCGTCAGGACTGGCCCACCGAACACTGGTCTGCTCTCCCCGACGCCATCCGCGGCAAATTGCCCGATCTGCGGGTGATCAAGGCCGGTGGAGCCAACCTGCTGCAACGGGCTGCCCAACTCGCGAGCTGTGATGTGGTGCTCAGCAGTGATCCCATCACCAGCCAACTGGCCCTACTGAGCAGCATGCCCCTGGTGGCCCTCGGCCAGGACCCGGCCGCCCTGCCGGAGCGTGCCGGGGTGCAAGCGGTGGGCCAAGCCGGAGCCCTGCACAACCTCAGCACCGCCGAGGTCTTGCAAGCCCTCGGCTTGGGATGAGACCGATGCGGCAGCGACCCCGTTCACTGCCGCGTCGACGCGGCCTGCTCAGCCCGATTCGCGCGTTGGTGGCCCAGCGCCCTTGGGCGGGTCCCATCCTGGCCCTCGCCGCCGTGGTCAATGCCGGTGCGGTTGGTTACCGGCTAGTTGAGGGCTGGGACTGGGGGGATTGCTACTGGATGGTGCTGATCACCCTCAGCACGCTTGGCTTTAGCGATGAGCACACCCAGCTGATCCACACCGGCGGCCGAATCGTGACCGCGCTGCTCCTGGTGGGCGGCCTCGTGGTGGTCCAGCAAACCATCCAAAAACTGCTGGAGTTGACGAACTCAGGCTACTTTCGCCGCATCCGCCAGCGGCGCTACCGCCAACAGCTGCAGCGATCGATGAATCAGCACGTCATCCTCTGCGGCTACGGCCGGATGGGCCGCGAAATCGCAGAGCAACTCAACGGAGAGAACATCCAGCTCTTGGTCGTTGAAAACGACAGCGATCGCATCGAAGAGGCCCAACAGCGCGGCCTGACGGTGCTCCAGGGGGACGCGACCCTGGACGAAACCCTGGAGGAAGCCGGCATCCACCGCTGCCGGGCGCTGGTGGCCGCGCTGCCCAGCAATGCCGCGAATCTGTACGTGATCCTCAGTGCCAGGGGACTGGCGCCGAGGGCACGGCTGATCGCCCGCTCCGACAGTGAAGAAGCGGAAGGAAAACTGCGCCTGGCCGGGGCCGACCAGGTGGTGAGTCCCTATGTCGCCGGCGGCCGGGCCATGGCCGCCACCGCCCTGAGACCGCTGGCGGTGACCTTCATGGACCTCTTGGCCGGTAGCGATTGCGAGGTGGATGAATTTCTACTCAGCGAGCATCCCGAAGACCTCGGCGAGCTCAACGGCGCCAGCCTCTCGGAACTGCAATTGGGCCGCCGCAGTGGCTCCCTGGTGCTCGCGATCCGCAACCCCGCCGCCAGCCAACTGAGCACGGGTGCCCCAGAACCCCTGATCGCCAACCCCGGCGGCGATGTCCGTCTCGGCCCCGGCCAATTGCTGGTGGTGATGGGCAGTAAGCGCCAATTGCAGCGCTTTGGTGAACTCCTCGGTCCGGCCCTGGCCGAGGTCAAAAACATGCCCGCCTAGCCTGGACCGACTTTTCTGCGTTCTCCATGGCG
This DNA window, taken from Synechococcus sp. LTW-R, encodes the following:
- the ispD gene encoding 2-C-methyl-D-erythritol 4-phosphate cytidylyltransferase; translated protein: MHLLIACAGSGRRMGAERNKLLLEVSGRPVLAWTLDAALASSSIRWIGVVGQELDRPDIEALVKAANPDRPVQWIQGGDTRQDSVCNGLAALPPEARSVLIHDGARCLVDPALMDRCSAAVDAGAAVIAAAPVTDTIKRVDAEGVIQDTPDRSVLWGAQTPQGFPVEQLRQAHAQARQEGWSVTDDASLFERLGWPVRVMESSPSNIKITTPFDLTIAEAVLSAR
- a CDS encoding glycosyltransferase family 9 protein; this translates as MRVLFLVPGGVSDQLQAIPAAAQVAQELKAQIQVACSPAAAAAWSLLPAVEKVIPFAFDDGPSLADWANLLGNVREPDFQACVNLASGRQVDLMLSMSHIPTRVAASGFSATATVTPGTGWGAQALAPYLRQLGINLDASQFRLSLPKGALEQAAAAMPSGQGPALLLAPSGDRQDWPTEHWSALPDAIRGKLPDLRVIKAGGANLLQRAAQLASCDVVLSSDPITSQLALLSSMPLVALGQDPAALPERAGVQAVGQAGALHNLSTAEVLQALGLG
- a CDS encoding TrkA family potassium uptake protein; the protein is MRPMRQRPRSLPRRRGLLSPIRALVAQRPWAGPILALAAVVNAGAVGYRLVEGWDWGDCYWMVLITLSTLGFSDEHTQLIHTGGRIVTALLLVGGLVVVQQTIQKLLELTNSGYFRRIRQRRYRQQLQRSMNQHVILCGYGRMGREIAEQLNGENIQLLVVENDSDRIEEAQQRGLTVLQGDATLDETLEEAGIHRCRALVAALPSNAANLYVILSARGLAPRARLIARSDSEEAEGKLRLAGADQVVSPYVAGGRAMAATALRPLAVTFMDLLAGSDCEVDEFLLSEHPEDLGELNGASLSELQLGRRSGSLVLAIRNPAASQLSTGAPEPLIANPGGDVRLGPGQLLVVMGSKRQLQRFGELLGPALAEVKNMPA